In one Geoglobus acetivorans genomic region, the following are encoded:
- the cofG gene encoding 7,8-didemethyl-8-hydroxy-5-deazariboflavin synthase subunit CofG translates to MTGDVIVTYSMNVFIPLTRTCRNNCHYCGFRTNDGKVMGEVEVENLLKRTSSATEALFTFGEKADEFENVRGWLRERGFAGMVEYVTHLNKLAVEHGLLPHTNAGVLNREELKKLKEWNASMGLMLEQAVELECHEKSPGKKPEVRIKTIKEAGKLEIPFTTGILIGIGESREDRYYSLEVIADLAENYDHIQEVIIQNFSPKKGTPMEDWKTPDIAELLDAIEYAKKVLPDDVVIQVPPNLVENLKACLDAGARDIGGISEVTPDYINPEHPWPSLKKIEKSLNGEYTFRERLPIHPKYVRMGWFSERIAHLIKHYADKEGYRCSK, encoded by the coding sequence ACTGGGGATGTGATTGTAACCTACTCAATGAATGTTTTCATCCCTCTCACAAGGACATGCCGGAATAACTGCCATTACTGCGGTTTCAGGACCAACGATGGAAAGGTAATGGGTGAGGTTGAGGTAGAGAATTTGCTGAAAAGGACAAGTTCTGCTACTGAAGCTCTTTTCACCTTTGGCGAGAAGGCGGATGAATTCGAAAATGTGAGGGGCTGGCTACGGGAGAGGGGCTTTGCGGGCATGGTAGAGTATGTGACACATCTGAACAAACTTGCCGTCGAGCATGGACTCCTTCCACACACAAATGCTGGCGTTCTGAACAGAGAGGAGCTGAAAAAGCTGAAGGAATGGAATGCGAGCATGGGACTGATGCTTGAGCAGGCGGTCGAGCTTGAATGTCATGAGAAAAGTCCGGGAAAAAAGCCAGAAGTGCGGATTAAAACCATAAAGGAGGCAGGAAAGCTTGAAATTCCTTTTACCACCGGGATACTCATAGGAATTGGAGAGAGCAGAGAGGACAGGTACTACTCTCTCGAGGTTATAGCTGATCTGGCTGAGAACTACGATCACATTCAGGAGGTGATAATTCAGAACTTTTCACCCAAAAAAGGAACTCCCATGGAAGACTGGAAAACTCCGGACATTGCTGAGCTGCTGGATGCAATAGAATATGCGAAAAAAGTACTTCCAGATGATGTGGTTATTCAGGTTCCCCCCAATCTTGTTGAAAATCTGAAAGCCTGTCTTGATGCAGGTGCAAGGGACATAGGCGGAATATCTGAGGTTACTCCCGATTATATCAACCCCGAGCATCCATGGCCCAGTCTGAAAAAAATCGAAAAAAGCTTAAATGGTGAATACACCTTCAGAGAAAGATTGCCCATACATCCGAAGTACGTCAGGATGGGGTGGTTTAGTGAGAGAATTGCACATCTGATAAAGCATTATGCGGATAAAGAGGGATACAGATGCTCGAAATGA